A genomic segment from Colletotrichum higginsianum IMI 349063 chromosome 5, whole genome shotgun sequence encodes:
- a CDS encoding Lyr family protein: MAPGTRRANRSGYTEHDDFEGLPVRQWRHEWVNIEPPAPAETTQKNDIWDVELPWGMPKDAGLLPQHSQDLLRAARSGVLYKRPAPTEDEEADADAVAEKPDKKEDDADPKGFQVKLWKQINRNSEGSPVSHLAKRRKGTVTISSKTVSSFTPGATVTKATVRRVDAAGNPYTQEITLQEGQAVEGEIISTTIVPAAAVDPAQAPPQRVRRPPPPKKKNKPGPGRGRKKKVLPLPAPAPGAPGAPGAVPPAEGVPVAPKVEGAEGTDTPVKQEREDSNNPDSEMADNDDDEGDDDGDEGDDDGDEEQRDGENTDSQDQEMADASPSVPTPALDASTELTDPESPVPKRAAPPVNPVNLVPPPAMHLANSSPKGSPLKNVVLPSPTEPSPQFSLVAEALAPKVESKDESKAEPRSGPQSEPQDEPQGEPQGEPQSIDVPMTDGPESPSQAPTEPFNANVDQLSTIDTTTEAAQDASASLPPAEKVGDIVSPMAETRSTFSLATTAETEVSGTRLESGDQTMASNEAPPDAMVLDIPDAPEASQAPDVPEVPEVLSTSEAAPAEELLAPVVEDVTEKKETSPPLPTTSIEEPPAPEAESGAPVVEEMPLAPPVTEQPAEVVQSPAKSPAKSPVAILEPPAPVEPPVVEPADFAPEIPVDVPVEAQVDVPMESPAAPIDAPVEASVEAPVEAPIETPIEAPIETPIEAPVEAPIDVTVETSAEPIVAESEANRPPPVEVPVVPEDDGPDLLAGLETELDRQAEISKSPLPEPPAAPHPEPAELPEIANPVPLPEVPPIESEEPKQEKIDERNEEQNGEQKATPEPATAAEHPEPVSASAALEAVDPTPPPAAEAPPNTETAPKDEEEERSAGTATDAPAPAADA, encoded by the exons ATGGCGCCGGGT ACTCGACGCGCGAACCGCAGCGGGTACACCGAACACGATGACTTTGAGGGCCTTCCCGTGCGCCAATGGCGTCACGAGTGGGTGAATATCGagccgcccgcgcccgccgagACGACGCAAAAGAACGACATCTGGGACGTCGAGCTCCCATGGGGCATGCCCAAAGACGCAGGCCTTCTGCCCCAACACAGCCAGGACTTGCTGCGTGCGGCGAGATCAGGGGTTCTTTATAAGAGACCCGCGCCCAcggaggatgaagaggccgacgccgacgccgtggcAGAGAAGCcggacaagaaggaggacgatgccgaccCCAAGGGTTTTCAGGTCAAGCTGTGGAAGCAGATCAACCGCAACTCGGAGGGCTCCCCCGTCTCGCACCTCGCAAAGCGCCGGAAGGGCACGGTCACAATATCATCCAAGACGGTCAGTAGCTTTACGCCCGGCGCGACGGTGACCAAGGCAACCGTACGGAGGGTGGACGCCGCTGGCAACCCGTACACGCAGGAGATCACGCTGCAGGAGGGTCAGGCGGTTGAGGGCGAAATCATCTCGACGACCATCGTACCGGCCGCGGCTGTCGACCCCGCGCAAGCACCGCCCCAGCGCGtgcgacggccgccgccccccaagaagaagaataagCCCGGTCCGGGCCGCGGgcgcaagaagaaggtcCTGCCTTTGCCTGCGCCGGCACCGGGCGCACCGGGCGCACCGGGCGCGGTGCCCCCAGCAGAAGGCGTTCCCGTGGCACCCAAGGTTGAAGGGGCCGAAGGAACAGACACA CCTGTCAAGCAAGAGCGTGAGGACTCCAACAACCCCGACAGCGAGAtggccgacaacgacgacgatgagggtgatgacgacggcgacgagggcgacgacgatggggacGAGGAACAGCGTGATGGCGAGAACACTGACAGCCAAGACCAGGAGATGGCTGACGCATCTCCTTCCGTGCCCACGCCGGCACTCGACGCCTCGACCGAACTGACCGACCCCGAATCCCCCGTGCCGAAGCGGGCCGCGCCACCTGTAAACCCTGTTAATCTCGTTCCTCCTCCGGCCATGCATCTGGCAAACTCGTCGCCCAAAGGCAGCCCTCTCAAAAACGTCGTTCTGCCGTCCCCGACAGAGCCATCCCCGCAATTCTCCCTTGTTGCGGAAGCCTTGGCTCCCAAGGTTGAGTCGAAGGATGAGTCGAAGGCTGAGCCGCGGAGTGGGCCGCAGAGTGAGCCGCAGGATGAGCCGCAGGGAGAGCCTCAGGGCGAGCCTCAGTCGATAGATGTGCCCATGACAGATGGACCAGAATCTCCTTCGCAAGCACCCACCGAACCGTTCAACGCGAATGTTGACCAGCTCTCCACTATCGACACCACGACGGAAGCTGCCCAAGATGCGTCGGCGTCTCTCCCTCCCGCCGAAAAGGTCGGGGACATCGTTTCGCCTATGGCGGAGACCAGGTCCACCTTCTCGCTGGCAACaacggccgagacggaggtTTCGGGTACCAGACTAGAAAGTGGAGACCAGACGATGGCTTCGAATGAGGCGCCACCGGATGCTATGGTGCTGGATATCCCTGATGCACCTGAAGCATCTCAGGCCCCTGACGTTCCTGAGGTTCCGGAAGTCCTCTCGACCTCAGAAGCAGCGCCTGCCGAGGAACTATTGGCTCCTGTCGTTGAAGATGTCacggaaaagaaggaaacGAGCCCTCCGCTCCCGACAACGAGCATTGAAGAGCCTCCGGCGCCCGAGGCGGAATCCGGCGCTCCGGTAGTCGAGGAGATGCCGCTCGCGCCACCTGTGACGGAGCAGCCTGCAGAGGTAGTCCAGTCCCCTGCGAAGTCTCCGGCCAAGTCGCCTGTAGCCATCTTGGAACCGCCGGCTCCTGTTGAGCCCCCTGTGGTGGAGCCTGCCGATTTTGCGCCCGAGATTCCAGTGGATGTGCCTGTCGAGGCACAAGTTGATGTGCCCATGGagtcgccggcggcacccaTCGATGCACCTGTCGAGGCATCCGTCGAGGCACCCGTTGAAGCACCCATCGAGACACCCATTGAAGCACCCATCGAGACACCCATCGAAGCACCTGTCGAGGCGCCGATTGACGTTACTGTCGAAACTTCGGCCGAACCCATCGTTGCCGAGTCTGAAGCAAaccggccgccgcctgtCGAAGTCCCTGTGgtgcccgaggacgacggcccgGACCTGCTCGCCGGCTTGGAGACGGAGCTGGATCGCCAAGCCGAGATAAGCAAGTCCCCGCTTCCCGAGCCTCCCGCCGCTCCGCATCCGGAACCAGCAGAACTGCCTGAGATCGCGAATCCTGTGCCGTTGCCGGAAGTCCCGCCGATCGAGTCGGAGGAGCCGAAGCAGGAGAAAATCGATGAGCGGAACGAGGAGCAAAACGGGGAGCAGAAGGCGACACCTGAACCCGCTACGGCTGCCGAGCATCCCGAACCGGTTTCTGCCTCCGCGGCTCTCGAGGCAGTAgacccgacgccgccgccggctgccgAGGCTCCCCCAAACACGGAAACGGCgcccaaggacgaggaggaggaaaggagCGCGGGAACAGCGACCGATGCACCCGCGCCCGCGGCTGACGCCTAG